From the Microbacterium sp. W4I4 genome, one window contains:
- a CDS encoding PA2928 family protein, with amino-acid sequence MRETEKKSRAWVEPLIGWSILVIFLVGGFLTLIETTAGPIRARVSGVVAVGEVEGRDIAVVVYETDTFPHLDLFRVESMGHSVQAEAFDLDTGERIWDTMLSNAYPSPNAEALAVGSEYAYVRSDDGLTVLDAASGEIVAEDAEIRGLDDDYIASLDAYAWDAEAKEIVLLDQHGTVLSIPLDSLDAAPASSAVNARWRDVLNTEEHTSGDVYYPDSWELLSYSAPLPDDKTVYADWASEGWDSDVLLDAASGYAAGSQYGFAVSQTYEPESSDASYVFQMGELASGRLIGTVEADDAAVSVVDDGRGHVVILTDDDSDRGLLVVATADGIRSSVIGERGFLGW; translated from the coding sequence ATGCGTGAGACAGAGAAGAAGAGCCGCGCCTGGGTGGAGCCGCTCATCGGCTGGTCGATCCTGGTGATCTTCCTCGTCGGGGGTTTTCTCACCCTGATCGAGACGACCGCCGGGCCGATCCGCGCGCGTGTCTCCGGTGTCGTCGCGGTCGGTGAGGTCGAGGGACGCGATATCGCGGTGGTCGTGTACGAGACCGACACGTTCCCGCACCTCGATCTCTTCCGGGTCGAGTCGATGGGACACAGCGTGCAGGCAGAAGCATTCGATCTCGACACCGGCGAGCGCATCTGGGACACGATGCTGTCGAACGCGTATCCGTCGCCGAATGCCGAAGCTCTCGCGGTGGGTTCCGAGTATGCCTATGTGCGCTCGGACGACGGACTCACCGTGCTGGATGCCGCATCCGGTGAGATCGTCGCCGAGGATGCCGAGATCCGGGGCCTGGACGACGACTACATCGCTTCGCTCGATGCATACGCCTGGGATGCCGAGGCGAAGGAGATCGTGCTGCTCGATCAGCACGGCACCGTCCTGAGCATCCCGTTGGATTCTCTGGACGCGGCGCCCGCGTCGAGCGCCGTCAACGCCCGGTGGCGCGATGTGCTGAACACGGAGGAGCACACTTCGGGTGACGTCTACTACCCCGACAGCTGGGAGCTGCTGAGCTACAGCGCACCGCTGCCGGACGACAAGACCGTGTATGCCGACTGGGCGTCCGAGGGCTGGGACAGCGATGTGCTGCTGGATGCCGCCTCGGGCTATGCCGCCGGCTCGCAGTACGGGTTCGCAGTGTCGCAGACCTATGAGCCGGAGTCATCGGATGCGAGCTATGTCTTCCAGATGGGCGAGCTCGCGAGCGGACGCCTGATCGGCACGGTCGAGGCGGATGATGCGGCGGTATCGGTCGTCGACGACGGTCGCGGCCACGTCGTGATCCTCACCGACGACGACTCCGACCGCGGTCTTCTCGTGGTGGCGACGGCCGACGGCATCCGCTCCTCCGTGATCGGAGAGCGGGGGTTCCTCGGATGGTGA
- a CDS encoding NUDIX hydrolase family protein translates to MAVRTPDPDPDDDFGFDGVPAADDNPGWLSDIELEEARRRLPMLYVEAIPVVTDGAGQVTSIGVLLRSTPLGEMTRTIVSGRVRYGETVRDALFRHIENDLGPMAFPLLPVSPTPFTVAEYFPIPGVSAFDDDRQHAVSLVFVVPVTGTFEPRQDALEVTWFSPEDAGSDALSAELEGGRGTLIRMALAHLGLLR, encoded by the coding sequence ATGGCGGTGCGCACCCCTGATCCTGACCCCGACGACGACTTCGGATTCGACGGCGTGCCCGCCGCGGACGACAATCCCGGCTGGCTGAGCGACATCGAGCTCGAAGAGGCCCGTCGTCGACTGCCGATGCTGTACGTCGAGGCGATTCCCGTCGTCACCGACGGCGCGGGCCAGGTCACATCCATCGGCGTGCTGCTGCGCTCGACGCCGTTGGGCGAGATGACCCGCACCATCGTGTCGGGGCGGGTGCGCTACGGCGAGACCGTGCGCGATGCGCTGTTCCGTCATATCGAGAACGATCTCGGGCCGATGGCCTTCCCGCTGCTGCCCGTGTCTCCCACCCCGTTCACCGTGGCGGAGTACTTCCCGATCCCGGGAGTCAGCGCTTTCGACGACGACCGGCAGCATGCGGTGTCGCTGGTGTTCGTCGTGCCCGTCACGGGTACCTTTGAGCCGCGTCAGGATGCTCTCGAGGTCACCTGGTTCTCGCCGGAGGATGCGGGATCCGATGCCCTCTCCGCCGAGCTGGAAGGCGGGCGAGGCACCCTGATCCGCATGGCACTCGCCCACCTCGGCCTGCTGCGCTGA
- a CDS encoding type II toxin-antitoxin system ParD family antitoxin, translated as MRTTKQLSITLPKEMAAALRERVASGEYASESEVVRDGLRALFAREAAVDMWLQDEVAVSYDALQADPSRAVSAAEMRAHLSEAHRSRTAITDS; from the coding sequence ATGCGCACCACCAAACAGCTCAGCATCACCCTCCCGAAAGAAATGGCGGCGGCGCTACGGGAACGCGTGGCGTCCGGCGAGTACGCAAGCGAAAGCGAAGTCGTACGTGACGGGTTACGTGCACTTTTCGCCCGCGAAGCAGCTGTCGACATGTGGCTGCAGGACGAAGTCGCAGTCTCGTACGACGCACTTCAGGCTGATCCGTCACGAGCAGTCAGCGCCGCTGAGATGCGTGCCCATCTTTCGGAAGCGCATCGGTCACGAACGGCCATCACCGACTCGTGA
- a CDS encoding PA2928 family protein: MVKKGLKVLLTALASLAVVAFVAVFAVVPGPLINTAARVGPGLAFAQVDGRDVVIFAYVDSGYSGLPFFLPGALDTRVAAIDVDTGASVWDRSLGNGSMEATTLAAGRDYAYLLDSFELTVVDLEDGSVIARSGDIDGLEDLDVFQSEIFYSDSRRAIMLRPDDGRVRAIAIDSLTAVVVDDRTRSTWECVLDRMGHAYFSAVPDPVLSERTHTDAGELGFGVPAGSAPGTPGERLSRPGADGSPSTVGTEAFVAPGFVAESTHNEPLAGACPDAAWADDVFPEGESRAVALGTDSGYAVIEHDASARDDARAISVVDAVDGALLGTNPAEGGTTHARRGPDGGSVLIVDRYLPGVLPSLSVPVTSVVLLVSPEGSMREVVIAKHGWFGMPW, from the coding sequence ATGGTGAAGAAGGGCCTGAAGGTGCTGCTGACGGCGCTGGCCTCGCTGGCCGTCGTCGCGTTCGTGGCGGTGTTCGCCGTCGTACCCGGACCGCTGATCAACACCGCGGCGCGCGTCGGCCCCGGACTCGCCTTCGCGCAGGTCGACGGCCGCGACGTCGTGATCTTCGCATACGTGGATTCCGGCTATTCCGGGCTCCCCTTCTTCCTGCCTGGGGCGCTCGATACACGGGTCGCGGCGATCGACGTCGACACCGGGGCGAGCGTCTGGGATCGCAGCCTGGGCAATGGGTCCATGGAGGCGACCACACTGGCAGCCGGCCGTGATTACGCTTACCTGCTCGACAGCTTCGAGCTGACCGTGGTCGATCTCGAGGATGGATCGGTCATCGCGCGCTCGGGCGACATCGATGGGCTTGAGGATCTCGACGTCTTCCAGTCCGAGATCTTCTACAGCGACTCCCGACGAGCGATCATGCTCCGACCGGACGACGGGCGCGTGCGGGCGATCGCGATCGACTCCCTGACTGCAGTCGTGGTGGATGACCGGACGCGGAGCACGTGGGAGTGCGTTCTGGACAGGATGGGACACGCGTACTTCTCCGCGGTGCCGGATCCCGTCCTCAGCGAGCGGACGCACACCGATGCCGGCGAGCTCGGATTCGGAGTGCCCGCCGGGTCGGCACCCGGTACCCCCGGCGAACGACTGAGCAGGCCGGGTGCGGATGGTTCGCCGTCCACTGTGGGCACGGAGGCGTTCGTCGCGCCGGGGTTCGTCGCCGAATCGACCCACAATGAACCGCTCGCCGGCGCGTGCCCCGATGCGGCGTGGGCGGATGACGTGTTCCCCGAGGGTGAATCGCGGGCGGTTGCACTGGGCACCGACTCCGGCTACGCCGTCATCGAGCACGATGCGAGCGCGCGCGACGATGCCAGGGCGATCAGTGTAGTCGACGCGGTGGACGGGGCGCTGCTCGGCACGAACCCCGCTGAAGGCGGGACGACCCACGCGCGGCGAGGTCCCGATGGAGGCTCCGTGCTGATCGTCGATCGCTACCTGCCCGGCGTGCTGCCGAGCCTTTCGGTTCCGGTGACCTCGGTCGTGCTGCTGGTCTCACCCGAGGGATCGATGCGAGAGGTCGTGATCGCGAAGCACGGCTGGTTCGGGATGCCGTGGTGA
- a CDS encoding SDR family NAD(P)-dependent oxidoreductase encodes MTRFDGRVALVTGGASGIGKATAQRIASEGGAVVIADVQDDLGAQVATEIEKNGGKALFVHLDVTSEDGWNDAVAKVVDAYGALDILVNNAGIGDTEAIEVTSLDTWNMVVAVTQTSVFLGMKAAADALKKSGKGSVVNISSMYGIVGSGVSPAYHAAKGAVRLLTKTTALGWAKEGVRVNSVHPGFIDTPILGDTDRDMLIAGTPMGRLGRPEEIAALITFLASDDATFVTGSEFVADGGVTAG; translated from the coding sequence ATGACTCGTTTCGATGGACGTGTGGCGCTGGTCACGGGCGGCGCGAGCGGAATCGGCAAGGCGACGGCACAGCGCATCGCCTCCGAGGGCGGAGCGGTCGTGATCGCCGACGTGCAGGACGACCTCGGCGCACAGGTCGCCACCGAGATCGAGAAGAACGGCGGCAAGGCCCTCTTCGTCCACCTCGACGTCACCAGCGAGGACGGCTGGAACGACGCCGTCGCCAAGGTCGTCGACGCTTACGGTGCGCTGGACATCCTCGTCAACAACGCCGGCATCGGCGATACCGAGGCGATCGAGGTCACTTCGCTGGACACCTGGAACATGGTCGTCGCCGTCACGCAGACCAGCGTCTTCCTCGGCATGAAGGCCGCCGCCGACGCACTCAAGAAGAGCGGCAAGGGCTCGGTCGTCAACATCAGCTCGATGTACGGCATCGTCGGCTCGGGCGTGAGCCCCGCCTACCACGCCGCCAAGGGCGCGGTGCGGCTGCTCACCAAGACCACCGCGCTGGGCTGGGCCAAGGAGGGTGTGCGCGTGAACTCGGTGCACCCCGGATTCATCGACACGCCGATCCTCGGCGACACCGACCGCGACATGCTGATCGCCGGCACTCCGATGGGCCGCCTGGGACGCCCCGAGGAGATCGCCGCGCTGATCACCTTCCTCGCCAGCGACGACGCGACCTTCGTCACCGGTTCGGAGTTCGTGGCCGATGGCGGAGTGACCGCCGGCTGA
- a CDS encoding CHAT domain-containing protein, which produces MVKWRSPKNWREMKHLGPLAPAPRFDPDIVLADLPDGAQPVARLRYVDGDDLFVNWIWDHQLDSPRMTVIERSLVAPALDALAQALPTPLAGESGEQALRRALSDGAMLDLEREQHLAEILTSALVPQWLALELNALEVAGRRPHLRIQLSPSTAQLPWELMSTSGGERGIDMVDASVLLPASLRNDPARVVSPWHPESTVAAVLDPVVPGFPAASALGSVLGPVAAESPLAEMVADLGNRVRPLAGSAEAAFRRRDIGRSALADAVTDAGRLLYVGHVTASTYALDSRMHLSDRADAPGLTPPIGGHRPYSAADIAIGAPELPPLRAPNRVALIACDSGSDLRFAEPTGLVAAFTTRGAEYVTATRWTLPTEAGLRRFVPALAERAEGMLAEAIIAVNTAHEAVDPIAVLGAWQREQRRRWTATGDPRHSPIIWGTLATAWAPPPPLV; this is translated from the coding sequence ATGGTGAAGTGGCGATCGCCGAAGAACTGGCGCGAGATGAAGCATCTCGGTCCGCTCGCGCCGGCACCGCGGTTCGACCCCGACATCGTTCTCGCCGATCTTCCGGACGGCGCCCAGCCGGTCGCGCGCCTGCGGTACGTCGACGGCGATGATCTCTTCGTCAACTGGATCTGGGACCATCAGCTCGATTCTCCGCGGATGACCGTGATCGAGCGGTCGCTGGTCGCTCCGGCTCTCGATGCCCTCGCACAGGCTCTGCCCACACCCCTTGCCGGCGAGAGCGGAGAGCAGGCGCTCCGTCGGGCGCTGAGTGATGGGGCGATGCTCGACCTGGAGCGCGAGCAGCACCTGGCGGAGATACTCACGTCCGCCCTCGTCCCGCAGTGGCTGGCGCTGGAGCTGAACGCCCTCGAGGTCGCCGGGCGTCGCCCGCACCTGCGCATCCAGCTCTCGCCCTCCACCGCCCAGCTGCCGTGGGAGCTGATGAGCACCTCCGGCGGCGAGCGCGGCATCGACATGGTCGACGCCTCCGTTCTGCTGCCCGCGTCCCTGCGCAATGACCCGGCGCGAGTGGTTTCGCCGTGGCATCCGGAGTCGACGGTCGCGGCCGTGCTGGATCCGGTGGTTCCCGGATTTCCGGCGGCGAGCGCGCTGGGCAGCGTGCTCGGCCCGGTGGCCGCAGAGTCGCCGCTGGCGGAGATGGTCGCGGACCTTGGAAATCGCGTGCGCCCGCTCGCGGGCTCCGCAGAGGCGGCGTTCCGGCGTCGCGACATCGGGCGTTCGGCCCTGGCCGACGCGGTGACGGATGCCGGTCGGCTGCTGTACGTGGGACACGTGACCGCATCGACCTATGCGCTGGATTCGCGGATGCACCTCTCCGATCGGGCGGATGCTCCCGGGCTCACACCGCCGATCGGCGGACACCGGCCGTACTCGGCGGCCGACATCGCGATCGGCGCACCCGAGCTGCCACCTCTGCGCGCACCGAACCGGGTGGCGCTGATCGCCTGCGATTCCGGAAGCGACCTGCGCTTCGCCGAGCCGACCGGACTGGTCGCCGCATTCACGACGCGCGGTGCGGAGTACGTCACCGCGACCCGATGGACGCTGCCGACGGAGGCAGGGCTGCGCCGTTTCGTCCCTGCTCTGGCCGAACGCGCCGAGGGCATGCTTGCCGAAGCGATCATCGCGGTGAACACGGCACACGAAGCGGTCGATCCGATCGCAGTGCTGGGAGCATGGCAGCGCGAGCAGCGTCGCCGATGGACCGCGACCGGTGATCCGCGCCACTCCCCGATCATCTGGGGCACCCTCGCGACCGCCTGGGCTCCCCCGCCTCCGCTCGTCTGA
- a CDS encoding M3 family metallopeptidase, producing MIDNIVFPAVSGDWLAFVTTRVSERLARVDALADRLKDGPARTTLETLALWNDLQIALRQARSESDVLCEVHPDAEVRAAAEKSVAAAQAVEAALMADAALAAVFAGTDPAGLDADAARVRDHLLRDFRRGGADRDEATRAKAQELAARDADLSLAFARNIREGRREIRVKPEALAGLPEDFIAQHPVGDDGLVALSTDAIDVTAVMNYAHDRDTRIALRTARADLAWPANDEVLAELLDVRQQRADLLGYATWSDYETENRMAGSAARVAAFLDEVDEASLAASDAEYALLLERFRQDVPDAASVTSADQAYLLTRLHEERFAASSQEVRRHLDFEKVLAGLLDTTGRLFDIEYVPTADTAWHEDVRSYDVVRAGERLGRIHLDLHPREGKFNHAACFPLAPGVRGRVLPEAALVCNFSRGLMEHRQVQTFFHEFGHLVHDILGGEQDWVAFSGVATEWDFVEAPSQMLEEWVWDADVLASFATDDSGAPIPADLVARMREADAFGRALLVRTQLGHARVSYQLHKDRPADLAAATDHWYAVSTPVEHLAGTHSYAAFGHLTEYGSCYYTYQWSLVIARDLLTGFTGLMDPASATRYRREILEPGGSRDAADLVEAFLGRPFTVDAYRAFLGAPAA from the coding sequence GTGATCGACAACATCGTCTTCCCCGCAGTCTCCGGCGACTGGCTCGCCTTCGTCACCACCCGCGTCTCGGAGCGGCTCGCTCGCGTGGACGCCCTCGCCGACCGCCTCAAGGACGGCCCCGCGCGCACGACGCTCGAGACTCTCGCGCTCTGGAACGATCTGCAGATCGCCCTGCGTCAGGCGCGCAGCGAGTCCGATGTGCTGTGCGAGGTGCACCCGGATGCCGAGGTGCGCGCTGCCGCGGAGAAGAGCGTCGCCGCTGCGCAGGCGGTCGAGGCCGCGCTGATGGCGGATGCCGCGCTCGCCGCCGTATTCGCCGGCACCGACCCCGCAGGCCTCGACGCGGATGCCGCACGGGTGCGCGATCACCTGCTGCGCGACTTCCGTCGGGGCGGTGCCGACCGCGACGAGGCGACCCGCGCGAAGGCACAGGAGCTCGCCGCGCGCGATGCCGATCTCAGCCTCGCGTTCGCGCGGAACATCCGCGAGGGCAGGCGCGAGATCCGGGTGAAGCCCGAGGCGCTGGCGGGCCTGCCCGAGGACTTCATCGCGCAGCATCCGGTCGGAGACGACGGGCTGGTCGCACTGAGCACGGATGCCATCGACGTGACCGCCGTGATGAACTACGCCCACGACCGCGACACCCGCATCGCGCTGCGCACCGCCCGCGCCGACCTCGCCTGGCCCGCGAACGACGAGGTGCTCGCCGAACTGCTCGATGTGCGCCAGCAGCGCGCCGACCTGCTCGGCTACGCCACCTGGTCCGACTACGAGACCGAGAACCGGATGGCGGGCTCCGCGGCACGCGTCGCCGCGTTCCTCGACGAGGTCGACGAGGCTTCGCTGGCGGCTTCCGATGCCGAGTACGCCCTGCTGCTCGAGCGGTTCCGTCAGGACGTCCCGGATGCCGCGTCCGTCACCTCCGCCGACCAGGCGTACCTGCTCACCCGACTGCACGAGGAGCGCTTCGCGGCCTCCTCGCAGGAGGTGCGCCGACACCTCGACTTCGAGAAGGTGCTCGCCGGCCTGCTCGACACCACGGGGCGGCTGTTCGACATCGAGTACGTGCCGACCGCCGACACCGCCTGGCATGAGGACGTGCGCTCTTACGACGTCGTGCGCGCGGGGGAGCGGCTGGGCCGCATCCACCTCGATCTGCATCCGCGCGAGGGCAAGTTCAACCATGCGGCCTGCTTCCCGCTCGCTCCGGGCGTGCGCGGACGGGTGCTGCCCGAGGCGGCGCTGGTATGCAACTTCTCCCGCGGCCTGATGGAGCACCGTCAGGTGCAGACCTTCTTCCACGAGTTCGGGCACCTGGTGCACGACATCCTCGGCGGCGAGCAAGACTGGGTGGCCTTCTCGGGTGTCGCCACGGAATGGGACTTCGTCGAGGCGCCCAGCCAGATGCTGGAGGAGTGGGTGTGGGATGCCGACGTGCTGGCATCCTTCGCCACCGACGACTCCGGCGCGCCCATCCCGGCCGACCTCGTCGCCCGCATGCGCGAAGCCGACGCCTTCGGGCGGGCGCTGCTCGTGCGCACCCAGCTCGGCCACGCCCGCGTCTCGTACCAGCTGCACAAGGACCGGCCGGCGGACCTCGCCGCCGCGACCGACCACTGGTACGCCGTGTCCACCCCGGTGGAGCACCTGGCAGGCACGCACTCCTACGCGGCCTTCGGCCACCTCACCGAGTACGGCTCGTGCTACTACACGTACCAGTGGAGCCTCGTCATCGCCCGCGACCTGCTCACCGGCTTCACGGGCCTGATGGATCCGGCATCCGCCACCCGGTACCGCAGGGAGATCCTCGAGCCCGGCGGAAGCCGGGATGCCGCCGATCTGGTCGAGGCGTTCCTCGGCCGTCCCTTCACGGTCGACGCGTACCGCGCGTTCCTGGGGGCGCCGGCCGCCTGA
- a CDS encoding DUF6157 family protein, with the protein MAEHTTNYQNTFIEVSEDCPIDHGAEPPIAENASIAALHYRLISERPYELTSDDVLFETYALRKGIDTDDAQARAEFFSKGQACLRSSPLGKRYGWGTHHDAQGRVGLVPRDSNEYAALAADPSVTHTRAMRSSRA; encoded by the coding sequence ATGGCTGAGCACACGACGAACTACCAGAACACCTTCATCGAGGTGTCGGAGGACTGCCCGATCGATCACGGTGCCGAGCCGCCGATCGCCGAGAACGCGTCGATCGCCGCGCTGCACTATCGGCTGATCTCCGAGCGGCCCTACGAGCTCACCTCCGACGACGTGCTCTTCGAGACCTACGCCCTGCGCAAGGGCATCGACACGGACGACGCCCAGGCGAGGGCCGAGTTCTTCTCGAAGGGTCAGGCCTGCCTGCGCTCCTCGCCGCTCGGCAAGCGCTACGGCTGGGGCACGCACCACGATGCGCAGGGTCGGGTCGGGCTGGTGCCGCGCGACTCGAACGAGTACGCGGCACTCGCCGCAGACCCCTCGGTCACCCACACGAGGGCGATGCGCTCCTCGCGCGCCTGA
- a CDS encoding PspC domain-containing protein has protein sequence MNPLVRSHQDRVIAGVCAAVARRFDISPTTVRVVTVLAVLFAGLSLWAYILLWIIIPNEY, from the coding sequence ATGAACCCTCTCGTTCGCTCCCACCAGGACCGTGTCATCGCCGGAGTCTGCGCAGCCGTCGCGCGGCGATTCGACATCAGCCCCACGACCGTCCGGGTCGTCACGGTACTCGCCGTGCTGTTCGCGGGCTTGTCGCTCTGGGCCTACATCCTGCTGTGGATCATCATTCCGAACGAGTACTGA
- a CDS encoding alpha/beta hydrolase, protein MDAVLTLEDSLTLWSPQDRDGMPLLVLLHGYGADENDLFGLVPYLPDGIAVASVAAPLAPPWPMPGRSWYAIDSLNTRDAAGITTAAEALLRWLTTASARASSVALLGFSQGAAVSLQALRLAPEQIDAVVALSGYAAPGDLPNDAALQEQKPPVFWGRGSRDDVIPPNLVDHTAQWLPAHSELSGRVYPGLTHSISEQELADVRIFLSQWKDSIG, encoded by the coding sequence ATGGATGCTGTGCTGACGCTCGAGGACAGCCTGACGCTCTGGTCTCCTCAGGACCGCGACGGGATGCCGCTGCTCGTGCTCCTGCACGGTTACGGAGCGGACGAGAACGACCTGTTCGGGCTGGTCCCGTACCTGCCGGACGGCATCGCCGTGGCCTCCGTCGCCGCCCCGCTGGCTCCGCCGTGGCCGATGCCCGGGCGCTCCTGGTACGCGATCGACTCGCTGAACACGCGGGATGCGGCGGGCATCACCACCGCCGCCGAGGCCCTGCTGCGGTGGCTTACCACCGCCTCTGCCCGGGCCTCGTCCGTCGCCCTGCTGGGTTTCTCGCAGGGCGCCGCCGTCTCACTGCAGGCCCTGCGCCTCGCGCCCGAGCAGATCGACGCCGTGGTCGCGCTGAGCGGCTACGCGGCCCCCGGCGACCTGCCGAACGATGCCGCCCTGCAGGAGCAGAAGCCGCCGGTGTTCTGGGGGCGCGGCAGCCGCGACGACGTCATCCCTCCGAATCTCGTCGACCACACCGCGCAGTGGCTTCCCGCGCACTCCGAGCTGTCCGGCCGCGTCTACCCAGGACTCACGCACTCCATCTCCGAGCAGGAGCTCGCCGACGTGCGCATCTTCCTCTCGCAGTGGAAGGACTCCATCGGCTGA
- a CDS encoding type II toxin-antitoxin system RelE/ParE family toxin, giving the protein MSYEVLYSPEARQQLTELYGWIAEQSGFPDRAEAFVTDILDFCDGLARHPYIGISREDIRPTLRTVGFRRRVIIAFAIAPTSIQVHGVYYGGRDHDALLAALPE; this is encoded by the coding sequence GTGAGCTACGAGGTCCTCTACTCACCCGAGGCCCGACAGCAACTGACCGAGCTGTATGGGTGGATAGCCGAGCAGTCTGGATTCCCGGACCGGGCGGAAGCTTTCGTCACGGACATTCTCGACTTCTGCGACGGCTTGGCCCGCCACCCATACATCGGAATCAGCCGCGAAGACATACGCCCAACGTTGCGCACAGTCGGTTTCCGCCGTCGAGTCATCATCGCCTTCGCGATAGCTCCCACATCCATCCAGGTCCATGGCGTCTACTACGGTGGCCGCGATCACGACGCTTTGCTCGCAGCTCTACCCGAGTGA
- a CDS encoding ABC-F family ATP-binding cassette domain-containing protein — MSTPSLSAAVTLDRLTFTWPDGSIALDALSGSFGSGRTGLVGRNGAGKSTLLRLIAGELTPTSGAITASADIAYLPQRLTLDTDRRVADLLGIAGPLDAVRAITAGDVDPAHFDAVGDDWDIEARAEASLAEAGLDPSFLDRTVGELSGGEAVLVAIAGIRLRRAPITLLDEPTNNLDRHARARLSEMVRAWKGALIVVSHDIALLDLMDDTAELYGSTLSVFGGSYSQWREWLDGEQDAARQAERDAAQTLKKEKRQRIEAETKLARRAQMGRKAFEEKRVPKIIANGRKMAAQVSAGRLRTEVAGKEDAARQALDAAGHRVRDDDSMKIELPDPGVSSSRRILTIGDEARSWVVQGPERVALIGRNGVGKTTLLRRLVEAGGHADADADAGASCGGMHLPRTESSDSSVATAQVRVKAHTDRIGYLSQRVDGLDESASVVANIAAAAPHVPDKELRNRLARFLIRGATMERPVSALSGGERFRVALAKLLLADPAPHVVVLDEPTNNLDLDTVEQLVEALRAYRGAVLVVSHDDVFLQRLDLDLTLELDGEGVLQQIDDRPAPRG; from the coding sequence ATGTCAACACCTTCTCTTTCCGCCGCCGTCACCCTCGACCGGCTCACCTTCACCTGGCCAGACGGCTCGATCGCGCTCGACGCGCTCTCCGGTTCGTTCGGCTCGGGTCGCACGGGACTCGTCGGCCGCAACGGCGCCGGCAAGTCCACCCTGCTGCGCCTGATCGCCGGCGAGCTCACGCCGACGTCGGGTGCCATCACGGCATCCGCTGATATCGCCTACCTGCCGCAGCGCCTCACCCTCGACACCGACCGGCGCGTGGCCGACTTGCTGGGCATCGCCGGACCGCTGGACGCGGTGCGCGCCATCACGGCAGGCGACGTCGACCCGGCGCATTTCGATGCCGTCGGAGACGACTGGGACATCGAGGCGAGGGCTGAGGCGTCGCTCGCCGAGGCAGGACTGGATCCGTCGTTCCTGGACCGCACGGTCGGCGAGCTGTCCGGCGGCGAGGCCGTGCTGGTCGCGATAGCCGGCATCCGCCTGAGGCGCGCGCCCATCACGCTGCTCGACGAGCCGACGAACAACCTCGATCGCCATGCGCGAGCCCGACTGTCCGAGATGGTGCGCGCCTGGAAGGGCGCACTGATCGTGGTCAGCCACGACATCGCACTCCTCGACCTGATGGACGACACCGCCGAGCTCTACGGCAGCACGCTGAGCGTGTTCGGCGGGTCGTACTCGCAGTGGCGGGAGTGGCTGGACGGCGAACAGGATGCCGCCAGGCAGGCCGAACGCGATGCCGCCCAGACACTGAAGAAGGAGAAGCGTCAGCGCATCGAGGCCGAGACGAAGCTCGCCCGCCGGGCCCAGATGGGTCGCAAGGCGTTCGAGGAGAAGCGGGTCCCGAAGATCATCGCGAACGGGCGCAAGATGGCCGCGCAGGTCTCTGCCGGCAGGCTGCGCACGGAGGTCGCAGGCAAGGAGGATGCCGCACGGCAGGCGCTGGATGCCGCGGGGCACCGCGTGCGGGACGACGACTCGATGAAGATCGAGCTGCCGGATCCCGGGGTGTCGTCCTCGCGTCGGATCCTGACGATCGGCGACGAGGCGCGTTCCTGGGTCGTCCAGGGCCCGGAGCGAGTCGCGCTGATCGGACGCAACGGGGTCGGCAAGACGACCCTGCTGCGCCGCCTGGTCGAGGCGGGAGGGCATGCGGATGCGGATGCGGATGCGGGCGCTTCGTGCGGAGGAATGCACCTGCCGCGGACAGAATCCTCGGATTCCTCCGTGGCAACCGCACAAGTCCGCGTCAAGGCGCACACCGACCGGATCGGATACCTGTCCCAGCGCGTGGACGGGCTCGACGAGTCGGCATCCGTCGTCGCCAACATCGCCGCGGCCGCACCGCACGTGCCCGACAAGGAGCTGCGCAACCGGCTGGCCCGGTTCCTGATCCGCGGCGCGACGATGGAGCGGCCGGTCAGTGCCCTCTCCGGCGGGGAGCGGTTCCGCGTAGCGCTGGCCAAGCTGCTGCTCGCGGATCCCGCACCGCACGTCGTGGTGCTGGACGAGCCGACCAATAACCTCGATCTCGACACGGTCGAACAGCTCGTCGAGGCGCTGCGCGCCTACCGCGGAGCCGTGCTGGTGGTCAGCCATGACGACGTCTTCCTGCAGCGCCTCGACCTCGATCTCACCCTGGAGCTGGACGGGGAGGGTGTGCTTCAGCAGATCGACGATCGGCCGGCGCCCCGTGGATAG